The Algoriphagus sanaruensis genome window below encodes:
- a CDS encoding TonB-dependent receptor encodes MTRPFIYTALIFSLLLSVAAFGQRPTGAPQEERKFTGKVMDGVTKTPMIGANVLIKTVTDSLLRGTVTGADGSFEIARPRIPQVKLEITFLGYKTITQIHSFRDPMELGELVLLEDTKVLGEVVIEGVNVVGEQKGDTTSFNANAFKTQANAQAEDLIRKMPGITMQNGQVQAQGEQVQKILVDGREFFGNDPNIALRNLPADAIDRVEVLDQRSDQSRLTGFDDGNYTKTINIILRSDRKNGQFGRVYGGYGSDDRYAAGGSINLFNGDRRVSILGLFNNINQQNFSSQDLAGLSANASGGRGMGGGRPGGGGGMWGGGNNNFFVGNQGGIVSTNALGLNYSDKWGKKVNFTGSYFFNNTTNTLRQITNRETVVNENLRQFYQENLINTVDNYNHRANARIEADLNEKNSIILTPNISFQTNNTFSDRDALTTASTGDSLSSLRSISDAETKAFNIANNLTYRYKFDKKGRTLSADIYTAWNNRDQFSTLLAASQDYRRNLIDTAEQETNSLNNGFNYRINTTWTEPLGEKSIGTFGYQVANNKTRADQKTRVLNAENLFVLDTALSNEFDNKFITQRLRSGYAYNNQGWSINLNLDYQNARLDNEAFFPEKGIFKRDFNNILPSANINYRNRETGFSWRMRYRTDTDEPSVSELQNVVNNQNPLNLRVGNPSLGQSFNHNIFANISKVNLEKSRTLFMFVNYSSTSNYIGNSTFLAVQDTLINGEILLRPGGQISQPVNLDGNFRTSLFLTYGAPIKKIKTQFNTNSRVSFNRIPGLINGESNLNDNLTLSQGLTFSSNISQNVDFSISTTGSYNIVNSSLQQNLDNNYYQQESNIRLYFSSQNGKFFMGNNVAHSLYTGLSEGFNQNFWLWNIEGGFRFAKNNKAELKAVVFDLLNQNNSISRTISDVAVTDVFTNVLTRYGMVTFTYIIGNFKQPEAQPQQPWMMGRPPGGRTW; translated from the coding sequence ATGACTAGACCCTTTATTTACACTGCACTGATTTTTAGCCTTTTGCTATCTGTGGCAGCCTTTGGGCAACGCCCAACCGGAGCACCTCAGGAAGAGCGAAAGTTTACTGGAAAAGTAATGGATGGAGTGACTAAAACTCCCATGATCGGCGCCAATGTCCTGATCAAAACCGTTACGGATTCCCTGCTTCGGGGCACCGTGACAGGTGCGGATGGAAGCTTTGAAATTGCTAGACCTAGGATCCCACAAGTCAAACTGGAAATCACATTTCTAGGCTACAAGACCATTACTCAAATTCATAGCTTCCGGGATCCCATGGAACTCGGTGAATTGGTTTTACTGGAAGACACCAAAGTATTGGGTGAAGTTGTAATCGAGGGAGTCAATGTAGTCGGAGAACAAAAAGGAGATACTACTTCTTTCAATGCCAATGCTTTTAAAACTCAGGCCAATGCACAAGCGGAAGATTTGATCCGAAAAATGCCTGGAATCACCATGCAAAATGGACAAGTTCAGGCACAGGGCGAACAAGTCCAGAAAATCTTGGTGGATGGACGAGAGTTTTTTGGCAATGACCCCAATATTGCCCTGAGAAATCTTCCAGCTGATGCTATCGATCGGGTCGAAGTACTCGACCAGCGATCGGATCAAAGTAGATTGACAGGATTTGATGATGGTAACTATACGAAGACCATCAATATTATCCTTCGTTCGGATCGGAAAAACGGACAGTTTGGACGAGTCTATGGAGGCTATGGAAGTGACGATCGATATGCCGCAGGAGGAAGTATCAACCTATTTAATGGGGATCGAAGAGTATCCATTTTGGGCTTATTCAACAATATCAATCAACAAAATTTCTCGAGTCAGGATTTGGCAGGCCTAAGCGCCAATGCTTCTGGAGGAAGAGGAATGGGCGGTGGTCGCCCAGGTGGCGGTGGCGGCATGTGGGGAGGTGGCAATAACAACTTCTTTGTGGGTAATCAGGGAGGAATTGTTAGTACTAATGCCCTTGGTCTGAATTACTCAGATAAATGGGGTAAAAAAGTAAATTTCACCGGAAGCTATTTCTTCAATAACACCACCAATACCCTTCGTCAAATCACGAATCGGGAAACTGTAGTCAATGAAAACCTTCGACAGTTTTATCAGGAAAACCTGATAAACACAGTGGACAATTATAATCACCGCGCCAATGCTCGAATCGAAGCAGATCTCAACGAAAAAAACTCCATAATTCTAACCCCAAACATTTCCTTCCAAACCAACAATACCTTTAGTGATCGGGATGCATTGACCACTGCGAGCACTGGCGATTCACTTTCTTCTCTTCGCTCGATTTCTGATGCAGAGACGAAAGCCTTCAACATCGCCAACAATTTGACCTATCGCTACAAGTTTGACAAAAAAGGACGCACACTTTCAGCTGACATTTACACTGCTTGGAACAATCGAGATCAATTTTCAACACTCCTGGCCGCCAGTCAGGATTACCGAAGAAACCTAATCGACACAGCAGAACAAGAAACCAACTCGCTCAACAATGGCTTCAATTACCGAATTAATACCACTTGGACTGAGCCATTAGGTGAAAAATCCATCGGAACTTTCGGCTATCAAGTGGCTAATAACAAAACCCGAGCAGACCAAAAAACGCGTGTATTAAACGCTGAAAATTTATTTGTCCTCGATACGGCCCTTTCCAACGAGTTTGACAACAAATTTATCACGCAACGCTTGCGTTCTGGTTATGCCTACAATAACCAAGGTTGGAGCATCAATTTAAACCTCGACTACCAAAATGCTCGCTTGGACAATGAGGCATTTTTTCCTGAAAAAGGAATCTTTAAGCGAGACTTTAACAATATTCTACCAAGTGCTAATATCAACTATCGAAACCGCGAAACGGGATTTAGCTGGAGAATGAGGTATCGAACCGATACAGACGAGCCAAGCGTATCCGAACTACAAAATGTAGTCAATAACCAAAATCCACTCAATCTTCGAGTGGGTAATCCTTCCTTGGGTCAAAGCTTCAACCACAACATCTTCGCGAATATCAGCAAGGTGAATCTGGAGAAAAGCCGCACCCTATTCATGTTTGTCAACTACTCCTCGACAAGCAATTACATCGGAAATAGCACCTTCCTCGCCGTGCAGGACACCTTGATCAATGGAGAAATTCTCCTCAGACCCGGTGGACAGATCTCACAGCCGGTGAATTTGGACGGGAACTTCAGAACTTCTCTATTCCTGACCTATGGAGCACCGATCAAAAAAATCAAAACTCAGTTCAATACCAATTCACGGGTAAGTTTCAATCGTATTCCGGGTTTGATCAATGGAGAAAGTAACCTCAACGATAACCTGACGCTGAGCCAAGGGCTGACTTTCAGCTCTAACATCAGCCAAAATGTGGACTTCTCGATCAGCACCACAGGATCTTACAATATTGTGAATTCCTCCCTGCAGCAAAATCTGGACAACAACTACTACCAGCAGGAATCCAATATCCGGTTGTATTTCTCTTCTCAAAACGGGAAATTCTTTATGGGGAACAATGTCGCCCACTCCTTGTATACCGGACTATCGGAAGGATTTAATCAAAACTTCTGGTTGTGGAACATCGAGGGAGGTTTCCGATTTGCCAAAAACAATAAAGCAGAGCTGAAAGCTGTCGTATTTGACCTTCTGAACCAAAACAACAGCATCAGCCGAACTATCTCCGATGTGGCTGTGACCGACGTTTTCACCAATGTTCTGACGCGCTATGGCATGGTGACTTTTACTTACATCATCGGCAACTTCAAGCAACCTGAAGCACAGCCTCAGCAACCTTGGATGATGGGCAGACCTCCGGGAGGAAGAACATGGTAA
- the ytxJ gene encoding bacillithiol system redox-active protein YtxJ, with product MNWNKLTDISQLEEIKKESFSQPVLIFKHSTRCSISSMALDRLLRNWKEEDAQKIKPYYLDLIENRAISDEIEDSFGIPHASPQAIVLKEGVAVYDNSHFGISYPDIMAFS from the coding sequence ATGAATTGGAATAAATTAACAGACATTAGCCAACTTGAGGAAATCAAAAAGGAAAGCTTTTCACAGCCGGTTCTCATTTTCAAGCATAGCACCCGCTGCTCCATCAGCAGTATGGCCCTCGATCGACTATTGCGTAATTGGAAGGAGGAAGATGCTCAAAAAATCAAACCTTATTACCTGGACTTGATCGAAAACCGCGCTATTTCGGACGAAATTGAGGACAGTTTTGGGATTCCGCATGCTTCGCCCCAAGCAATTGTTCTAAAAGAGGGAGTTGCCGTCTATGACAATAGTCATTTTGGGATTTCCTACCCCGATATCATGGCCTTTAGCTAA